In the genome of Populus alba chromosome 11, ASM523922v2, whole genome shotgun sequence, one region contains:
- the LOC118047473 gene encoding uncharacterized protein isoform X1 gives MGGGGVMRAAVKVVGTGVANAGIRRGISGGTPPVEQSMRNASSPVSAIMSSKASGGEVAAGMQRPAWEVDEWELAGGVEEEMVVDSAEPVARVVFWGAPPSLQEAKAATCELKDALQKVYLSPPNLGTGSSLGGSQLSGHQLTNSDILETKACISCDPNRAPVPKYAMQAFSLLNESPKIQYYAQTVVAALASDPNVWNAVWENEALQELLQSQNANKEYVADNESVGDTDSLDAAVSSKKLTELSDDESETGNSQTGLRDVINNVKLTVVDMVTNVSAYFKKIFSFSSAEHTPDAADENAGSSTTEKTMGASLMALAVMVIMVVLLRRP, from the exons ATGGGAGGAGGAGGAGTCATGAGAGCAGCGGTCAAGGTGGTCGGAACTGGAGTGGCCAACGCCGGAATCCGCCGGGGAATCTCTGGTGGAACACCGCCGGTGGAGCAGTCGATGCGCAACGCATCCAGTCCAGTTTCGGCGATCATGTCGTCGAAGGCGAGTGGAGGTGAGGTCGCGGCGGGGATGCAGAGGCCTGCATGGGAGGTGGATGAGTGGGAGTTAGCTGGTGGCGTTGAGGAGGAGATGGTTGTGGATTCGGCTGAGCCGGTGGCTAGAGTTGTTTTCTGGGGTGCCCCGCCGAGTTTGCAGGAGGCTAAGGCGGCTACTTGTGAATTGAAGGATGCTTTGCAAAA AGTATATCTGTCGCCTCCTAACTTGGGAACTGGCAGTTCACTTGGAGGTAGTCAGCTGTCTGGCCACCAGCTTACAAACTCTGACATTTTAGAAACTAAAGCTTGTATTAGCTGTGATCCAAATCGAGCTCCTGTGCCAAAATATGCTATGCAGGCATTTTCATTGCTTAATGAAAGTCCTAAAATTCAG TATTATGCCCAGACTGTGGTTGCTGCCCTTGCCTCAGATCCAAATGTCTGGAATGCAGTTTGGGAAAACGAAGCCCTTCAGGAATTGCTCCAGTCACAGAATGCAA ATAAGGAATATGTTGCAGATAATGAGTCTGTTGGAGATACTGACTCTCTGGATGCAGCAGTATCTTCAAAGAAGCTCACAGAATTATCTGATGATGAAAGTGAAACTGGAAACTCTCAAACTGGGCTCAGGGATGTCATCAATAACGTTAAGCTTACTGTGGTTGACATGGTGACAAATGTATCTGCTTACTTCAAGAAGATTTTTAGCTTTTCATCCGCCGAGCACACACCCGATGCCGCAGATGAAAATGCTGGATCATCTACCACTGAGAAGACCATGGGAGCCTCTCTCATGGCTTTGGCAGTGATGGTCATAATGGTGGTTTTGCTGAGGCGCCCTTAA
- the LOC118047473 gene encoding uncharacterized protein isoform X2 has protein sequence MGGGGVMRAAVKVVGTGVANAGIRRGISGGTPPVEQSMRNASSPVSAIMSSKASGGEVAAGMQRPAWEVDEWELAGGVEEEMVVDSAEPVARVVFWGAPPSLQEAKAATCELKDALQKVYLSPPNLGTGSSLGGSQLSGHQLTNSDILETKACISCDPNRAPVPKYAMQAFSLLNESPKIQTVVAALASDPNVWNAVWENEALQELLQSQNANKEYVADNESVGDTDSLDAAVSSKKLTELSDDESETGNSQTGLRDVINNVKLTVVDMVTNVSAYFKKIFSFSSAEHTPDAADENAGSSTTEKTMGASLMALAVMVIMVVLLRRP, from the exons ATGGGAGGAGGAGGAGTCATGAGAGCAGCGGTCAAGGTGGTCGGAACTGGAGTGGCCAACGCCGGAATCCGCCGGGGAATCTCTGGTGGAACACCGCCGGTGGAGCAGTCGATGCGCAACGCATCCAGTCCAGTTTCGGCGATCATGTCGTCGAAGGCGAGTGGAGGTGAGGTCGCGGCGGGGATGCAGAGGCCTGCATGGGAGGTGGATGAGTGGGAGTTAGCTGGTGGCGTTGAGGAGGAGATGGTTGTGGATTCGGCTGAGCCGGTGGCTAGAGTTGTTTTCTGGGGTGCCCCGCCGAGTTTGCAGGAGGCTAAGGCGGCTACTTGTGAATTGAAGGATGCTTTGCAAAA AGTATATCTGTCGCCTCCTAACTTGGGAACTGGCAGTTCACTTGGAGGTAGTCAGCTGTCTGGCCACCAGCTTACAAACTCTGACATTTTAGAAACTAAAGCTTGTATTAGCTGTGATCCAAATCGAGCTCCTGTGCCAAAATATGCTATGCAGGCATTTTCATTGCTTAATGAAAGTCCTAAAATTCAG ACTGTGGTTGCTGCCCTTGCCTCAGATCCAAATGTCTGGAATGCAGTTTGGGAAAACGAAGCCCTTCAGGAATTGCTCCAGTCACAGAATGCAA ATAAGGAATATGTTGCAGATAATGAGTCTGTTGGAGATACTGACTCTCTGGATGCAGCAGTATCTTCAAAGAAGCTCACAGAATTATCTGATGATGAAAGTGAAACTGGAAACTCTCAAACTGGGCTCAGGGATGTCATCAATAACGTTAAGCTTACTGTGGTTGACATGGTGACAAATGTATCTGCTTACTTCAAGAAGATTTTTAGCTTTTCATCCGCCGAGCACACACCCGATGCCGCAGATGAAAATGCTGGATCATCTACCACTGAGAAGACCATGGGAGCCTCTCTCATGGCTTTGGCAGTGATGGTCATAATGGTGGTTTTGCTGAGGCGCCCTTAA
- the LOC118047472 gene encoding mRNA cap guanine-N(7) methyltransferase 1 isoform X1, which produces MKRGYPTSPSNSSASGPPKSRLKYTPEGEADFSNDFVQRVADHYSARTNQTLEEREASPIIHLKKLNNWIKSVLVQQYTAKGDAVLDLACGKGGDLIKWDKAKAGYYVGIDIAEGSMEDCRTRYNGDADHHQRRKKFTFPARLICGDCFELQLDEVLVDDAPFDIVSCQFALHYSWSTEARARRALANISALLRPGGTFIGTMPDANVIIKKLREAEGLAFGNSVYWVRFDEEFSQKKFRSSSPFGIKYYFHLEDAVDCPEWIVPFHVFKALAEEYDFELIFAKNNHEFVHENMKKPENVELMRRLGALGDGNQDLSTLSPDEWEVAYLYLAFVLKKRGQPDRTPVKSKRDKGKMHLEKEDILYISSEV; this is translated from the exons ATGAAACGAGGATACCCAACTTCACCATCCAACTCTTCTGCTTCTGGCCCACCGAAATCCAGATTGAAATACACCCCTGAAG GTGAGGCGGATTTTTCTAATGATTTTGTTCAGAGAGTGGCTGACCATTATAGTGCCAGGACGAATCAGACTCTGGAAGAACGAGAAGCGAGCCCAATTATCCATTTAAAGAAACTTAACAATTGG ATAAAAAGTGTCTTAGTTCAACAATATACTGCTAAAGGAGATGCTGTTCTTGATCTTGCTTGTGGGAAG GGTGGTGATCTCATCAAATGGGATAAAGCAAAGGCTGGATATTATGTTGGCATTGACATAGCTGAAGGCTCG ATGGAAGATTGCCGGACGCGTTACAATGGTGATGCAGACCACCATCAACGTCGCAAAAAGTTCACTTTCCCTGCCCGCCTTATATGTGGGGATTGTTTTGAG CTTCAGTTGGATGAAGTCCTGGTGGATGATGCTCCTTTTGATATTGTCAGTTGTCAG TTTGCCTTGCACTATTCATGGTCAACAGAGGCACGTGCACGGAGAGCATTGGCCAATATATCAGCCTTACTTCGGCCAGGAGGAACCTTCATTGGAACAATGCCGGATGCCAatgttatcataaaaaaacttagagaag CTGAAGGACTGGCCTTTGGTAATAGTGTGTACTGGGTAAGATTTGATGAAGAGTTTTCTCAGAAG AAATTCAGATCTTCTAGCCCATTTGGTATCAAGTACTACTTCCATTTAGAG GATGCTGTTGATTGTCCTGAATGGATTGTGCCCTTCCATGTCTTCAAAGCTTTGGCAGAAGAG TATGACTTTGAGCTGATTTTTGCTAAGAATAATCATGAGTTCGTGCATGAGAATATGAAGAAACCAGAAAATGTTGAGTTAATGCGAAGACTCGGTGCTTTGGGTGATGGGAACCAAGACCTTA GCACGCTATCACCAGATGAATGGGAAGTAGCTTATCTATACTTGGCCTTTGTCTTGAAAAAG CGAGGTCAACCAGATCGGACGCCAGTCAAAAGTAAAAGAGACAAAGGAAAGATGCATCTGGAAAAGGAGGACATTTTGTACATTAGTAGCGAGGTATAA
- the LOC118047472 gene encoding mRNA cap guanine-N(7) methyltransferase 1 isoform X2 → MKRGYPTSPSNSSASGPPKSRLKYTPEGEADFSNDFVQRVADHYSARTNQTLEEREASPIIHLKKLNNWIKSVLVQQYTAKGDAVLDLACGKGGDLIKWDKAKAGYYVGIDIAEGSMEDCRTRYNGDADHHQRRKKFTFPARLICGDCFELQLDEVLVDDAPFDIVSCQFALHYSWSTEARARRALANISALLRPGGTFIGTMPDANVIIKKLREAEGLAFGNSVYWKFRSSSPFGIKYYFHLEDAVDCPEWIVPFHVFKALAEEYDFELIFAKNNHEFVHENMKKPENVELMRRLGALGDGNQDLSTLSPDEWEVAYLYLAFVLKKRGQPDRTPVKSKRDKGKMHLEKEDILYISSEV, encoded by the exons ATGAAACGAGGATACCCAACTTCACCATCCAACTCTTCTGCTTCTGGCCCACCGAAATCCAGATTGAAATACACCCCTGAAG GTGAGGCGGATTTTTCTAATGATTTTGTTCAGAGAGTGGCTGACCATTATAGTGCCAGGACGAATCAGACTCTGGAAGAACGAGAAGCGAGCCCAATTATCCATTTAAAGAAACTTAACAATTGG ATAAAAAGTGTCTTAGTTCAACAATATACTGCTAAAGGAGATGCTGTTCTTGATCTTGCTTGTGGGAAG GGTGGTGATCTCATCAAATGGGATAAAGCAAAGGCTGGATATTATGTTGGCATTGACATAGCTGAAGGCTCG ATGGAAGATTGCCGGACGCGTTACAATGGTGATGCAGACCACCATCAACGTCGCAAAAAGTTCACTTTCCCTGCCCGCCTTATATGTGGGGATTGTTTTGAG CTTCAGTTGGATGAAGTCCTGGTGGATGATGCTCCTTTTGATATTGTCAGTTGTCAG TTTGCCTTGCACTATTCATGGTCAACAGAGGCACGTGCACGGAGAGCATTGGCCAATATATCAGCCTTACTTCGGCCAGGAGGAACCTTCATTGGAACAATGCCGGATGCCAatgttatcataaaaaaacttagagaag CTGAAGGACTGGCCTTTGGTAATAGTGTGTACTGG AAATTCAGATCTTCTAGCCCATTTGGTATCAAGTACTACTTCCATTTAGAG GATGCTGTTGATTGTCCTGAATGGATTGTGCCCTTCCATGTCTTCAAAGCTTTGGCAGAAGAG TATGACTTTGAGCTGATTTTTGCTAAGAATAATCATGAGTTCGTGCATGAGAATATGAAGAAACCAGAAAATGTTGAGTTAATGCGAAGACTCGGTGCTTTGGGTGATGGGAACCAAGACCTTA GCACGCTATCACCAGATGAATGGGAAGTAGCTTATCTATACTTGGCCTTTGTCTTGAAAAAG CGAGGTCAACCAGATCGGACGCCAGTCAAAAGTAAAAGAGACAAAGGAAAGATGCATCTGGAAAAGGAGGACATTTTGTACATTAGTAGCGAGGTATAA